The DNA sequence GCGGGTGAAGGCCGAGGAGGCCGTGGGCTCGGGCAGGTCGGTGAGGATCCGCAGCGCGTCGGGGATGTCGCGGCCCAGACCGGTCGAACCGAAGACGGTACCCAGCGCCCGGCCGGCCACCTGCAGCGCGGGCAGCACCATCGGCAGCCGCAACAACGCCAGGGCTTCGCCGCCCAGCGGCAGTGAGGCCACCCGCAGCGCGATGTTGACGTCCTTGGTGACCCCGCCCGCCCCGACGAGGATCAGCCGTTCGACGAGTTGGGGGAACTGGTAGGCGAACTGCATCGCCACGCCGCCGCCCAGGGAGTGCCCCACCACGGTGCACTTGTCGATATCGAGCACGCTGAGCAGGTCGCGCATGCCGTTGGCGTAGGCGGCCACCGAGTAGTCCGCCCGCGGCTTGTCGGACTGGCCGTGACCCAGCAGATCGGGTGCGATCACGGTGAATCGCTGCGCCAGCTTGCTGTGCACCGAGTGCCAGGTCGTCGAGTTGTCGCCGATTCCGTGGATCAGCAGCAGCACCGGACCGGATCCGGCTACCCGGAAGGCCCGGCGGTACCCGTGAATGGTCTTGAAGTGCAGAGTGGGCGTCACTTCCCGCACCGGCTGCAGATTGGGCTTTCGCTGCGGCATCTCCAACCTCGCTGTCGGTGTGGGACTTCGCCTCAGGTCTCGCCGTCGTCGGTGAGACCGTCCTTGAAGTCCTCGGCATGCTGGGCCAGGAAACGCTCGAACTCCCCGGCGAGTTCGTCTCCGCTGGGGAGTTCCTCGTCGCGTGCCAACAGCGACCGGTTCTCCTGCGCGGCAACGAATGCATCGTACTGTCGCTCCAGCGCGGTCACCACTTGAGCGACCTCGGGACTGGCCTCCACCTGCTCGTCGATCTTGGTCCGTACGGCCGCGCCGGCGTCGGTGAGGGCTCGCAGCGGCAGCTGCAGCGAAGTCGTCCTGGCCACCTGTTCCAACAGCGCCTCGGCGGCGATGGGGTAGTCGGTTTGGGCCAGGTAGTGCGGGACGTGCACGGTGAACCCGACGACCTCGTGGCCGTGCTGGGCCATCCGGTACTCCAGCAGGCTGGACACGCTGCCCGGTACCTGCACCTCGCCGACCCACGGTTGGATGTCGTCGATCAGTTCACGATTGTTCGAGTGGGCGGTCATCGATACCGGCCGGGTGTGCGGCACCGCCATCGGGATGGTGCCCAGCCCGATGGTCTGGCGCACCCCGAGTCGTTCGGCGAGCAACCGCACCGCGGTGACGAACCTTTCCCACTTCAGGTCCGGCTCCAGACCGGCGAGCAGCAGAAACGGCGTCCCGACGCTGTCGTGCAGCGCGTACAGGTTCAGCTGCGGCTCGTCGTAGTTCGTGAAGTGATCGGTCTTGAACGTCATCACCGGCCGGCGCGAGCGGTAGTCGAGCAGCTCGTCGATCGCGAATGAGGCGACCAATTCGGTGTCCAGCACGTTGCGCAGATGTTCGGCCGCCAAGCGAATGGCGTGACCGGCGTCGGAAAAACCCTCCAGTGCGTGCAACAGCACGGGACCGCGCCCGTCGGACGAGGACAGTTGCGGTGCCGGGAACTCCAGCTCGTACATCCCGGTCGGTTCGGGTTGATAGTGCTGTCCTTGCTCGTCAGCCATCGTTTCGCCTCCTCGCGGTGTCTGGGAACGTCGTCGCCTCCGTACCGTGACACCTAGTGTCTCGCAGACCCTGGCGGGCGCCATCGGGGGAGCCCCCGTCTGCACAACGCAGGCGCCCGTGCGCTCGTTCCCTGCTCGCGCTCGGCGAATCGGGCATGATCTCCTGCATGCGGACGGTAGCGGCGGTGGGCATCGGGGCCGCCGCCGTGCTGCTGGCCGGCTGCCAGCACGCCGCCGAACCGCACGCCAAGGCCGCCGAGCGGGTCCAGCCCGTCGCGGTGGCGATCGCCGCCCGGACGGTGTCGCCCCAGTCGGCAGTGGGGGCGTTGTTCCTCGGTGCGACCGACACGCACACCTGCAGTGGTTCGGTCATCCACTCGGCGTCCAAGGACCTGGTGCTCACGGCGGCGCACTGCCTGGCGCAGGAGTATCCCGCCACGTTCGTGCCCGGGTTCGCCGACACCGCCGACCCGGGTGAGGTCTGGACCGTCGACGCCGTCTATCTCGATCCCCGCTGGGTGGCCACCCAGGATCCGAACGCCGACTACGCCTTCCTGCGGGTCAGCAGGCCGGCGGGTGGGTCCATTGAGACGATCGTCGGGGCCGCGCTGACGCTCGGCGCGGCCCCCGTGCCGTCGAGTCCGGTGACGGTCGTCGGCTATCCGATGGGGGTGGGTGGTAAGCCGGTCAGCTGCGACACCGTCGCCAGCCCCGACACCGGCGGGTTCCCGACGCTGCAGTGTGGTGGTCTGGTCGACGGCACAAGCGGCGCTCCCTGGATCACCGGTACGCACGTGGTGGGCGTGATCGGTGGCCGCGAGGCAGGCGGCTGCCAGGACAACGTGTCGTACTCGGCGCCGTTCGATTCCGGTACGGCGGCGCTGCTGCGCCGTGCTGAGGCTGGCGGCCCCGGCGACGCGGCACCCAACACCTTCGACAACGAGTGTTAGCCGGTCACTTCCGGAACTGGCTCAGTGCGCGCATCTTGTTCATCACGTCCAGCGCGGCCACCTTGTAGGCCTCGGAGAACGTCGGGTAGTTGAACACCGCGTCCACCAGGTATTCCACCGTGCCGCCGCAGCCCATCACGGCCTGGCCGATGTGCACCATCTCGGTGGCGTTGGTGCCGAAGATGTGCACCCCGAGCAGCTTGAGGTCCTCGGTGGACACCAGCAGTTTGAGCATGCCGTAGGAGTCGCCCGCGATCTGTCCGCGAGCCAGTTCGCGGTAGCGCGAGACGCCGACCTCGTAGGGGATGGAATCCTTGGTGAGTTCGACTTCGGTAGCCCCGACATAGGACACCTCGGGGATGGAGTAGATGCCGATCGGCTGCAGGGCGGTCATCCCCGCGGTCGGTTCGCCGAAGGCGTGATAGGCGGCCAGTCGGCCCTGCTCCATCGAGGTGGCAGCCAGCGCAGGGAACCCGATCACGTCGCCGACAGCGTAGATGTGGTCGACCTTGGTCTGGAAGGTCTTGTCGTCGACGAAGATCCGCCCCCGGTTGTCGGACTCCAATCCGGCGTTGGGCAGGTCCAGGCTGTCGGTCTGGCCCTGCCGTCCCGCGGAATACATCACCGTCTCGGCCGGGATCTGCTTGCCACTGGCCAGGGTGGTGACGGTGCCGTTCGCGCCGACGTCGACGGCGGTGACCTCTTCGCCGAACCGGAAGGTGACCGCCAGATCGCGCAGGTGGAAGCGCAGCGATTCGACGATCTCGGGATCGCAGAACTCCAGCATCGAGTCGCGCTTCTCCACCACGGTGACCTTGGTGCCCAGGGCGGCGAACATCGAGGCGTACTCGATGCCGATCACCCCGGCCCCGACGACCACCATCGAGGACGGGATGGATTTCAGGTCGAGGATGCCATCGGAGTCCAGCACCCGGTTCTCGTCGAACTCGACACCGGGGGGCCGGGCGGGGACCGTGCCCGTGGCGATGATGATGTAGCGGCCGCTGACGGTGATCCGCTCGGCCCGGCCCGGATCCTCCACCAGGATCGTGTGTTCGTCGAGGAACCGCCCGAGTCCGGTATAGAGCTCGATTCCGTTGCGCATCAACTGATTTCGCACGACGTCGATCTCTTTGCCGATGACGTGCTGAGTGCGGGCGAGCAAGTCGGCCGGGGTGATCTTCTCCTTGACCCGGTAGCTCGCGCCGTAGAGTTCGCGCTGACTCATCCCGGTCAGGTAGAGCACCGCTTCGCGCAGTGTCTTCGACGGGATGGTTCCGGTGTTGACGCAGACGCCGCCGAGCATGCGGCCTCGTTCGACGATCGCCACCGTTTTGCCGAGCTTGGCCGCGGCGATGGCGGCTTTCTGCCCGCCGGGGCCCGAGCCGATGACGACGAGGTCGTATTCCAAACCCATGAGCAACAGGTGTACGCCGGTTTGCCGAATCTCGCATGCCGACGGCGGCAATACGACGTGAACACTGAGTCATCCCCAGACCCCACTCCATCCACAGGTTGGCGGGCCGACCAGCTCACCGGTCGGGGTTCTGACGGGGTTTGTTGACAGCGTCGGGGCCATGACCACCTACCGTCCCGATTTCCGGATCAACCGCCCCGGCGCGCTCATCGCCGCCATCCCTGCCGTGCTCGGGTTCGTCCCCGAGCATTCCCTGGTTCTCGTCGCCCTCGAGCACGGACAGATGGGTGCGGTCATGCGAGCCGACCTCACCGACGCGATGGCCGACGGGATGAGCCGTCTGGTCGAGCTGGCCTCGGCGTCGGGCGCCGAGGCCGTGATCGCCGTGATCGTCGACGACAAGGGCGCCCCCTGCCCGATGTGCAACGACGACTACCGCGAGCTGTGCGGGGAACTGGGCGCCGGGCTCGCCGACGAGGGCATGACGTTGTACGCCGCGCATGTGGTCGACCGGATCGAGGTCGGCGGGACGTGGCACTGCGCGGACGGCTGCGATGACAGTGGACCGGTGGAGGATCCGATGGCCTCGCCGCTGGCCGCCGCCGCTGTCCTGGACGGCCGGCGGCTCTACGGGCGGCGGGCGGACCTGCAGGCGGTGATCGCGCTGGACGACCCGGTGCACGCACAGTCGCTGATCGAACTGATCGGCCGGTGTGCCACCGACAAGGATCCACTGTGGCGGGCCGATGCCGACGCGTGTGGGCGTCGCGATGTCGAGGCGGCGATAGCCGCGGCTGCCAGGGTCAGCGCGGGTGGGGCACTCGAGGACTCCGAGCTCGCGGCGCTGGCCTGTGCCATCACCGATGTGGCGGTGCGTGACACCCTCTACGCCTTGGCTGTCGGGTCGGGTGCGGGGGAGGCCGAGACGCTCTGGGCCTTGCTGGCGCGCAGCTTGCCTGGCCCATGGCGGGTGGAAGCGCTTGTCCTGTTGGCGTTTTCGGCGTATGCCCGCGGCGACGGACCACTGGCGGGCCTGTCGTTGGAGGCGGCGTTGCGCGCTGACCCCGAGCATCGGATGGCCGGGATGCTCGATACCGCCCTGCAATCCGGGATGCGGCCTGAACAGATTCGGGAACTTGCCGGTACCGGTTACCGGCTGGCCAAGCGGCTCGGTGTGCAGCTGCCGCCGCGCCGGACGTTCGGCCGGCGCGCGGTCTAGGGGTTAGACCTTCTCGACCTTGACGGCGTGGGCCATCTCGTGCGGCAAATCGACGTTCTCGTGACCACCGATGATGATCGTGACGCTGCCGTTGGGGTTGTTCTCCACTTGCACCCGGGCATTGGGCACCACTCCGGCGTCCTTGAGGCGGCTGATCAGCGCGACGTCGCCTTGGACGTGTTCGGTGAGCTGACGCACGACCACCGCGACCGGCGAGCCGGCAGGTAATTCGGTCAATCGCACCAGGTTGTAGTCCCGATGCCGAGCGCCGCCGTCGAGGCCCAGCAGAGTCAGGCCGGGAATCGGGTTGCCGAACGGGGACACGGTCGGGTCATCGAGCACCTTGACCAGTCGGCGCTCGACATCGTCACTCATGACGTGCTCCCACCGGCAGGCCTCGGCATGCACTTCTTCCCAGGGTAGGCCGATGAAATCGACGAGCAGGCGCTCGGCCAGCCGGTGCTTGCGCATCACCGAGATCGCCAGCGCGCGGCCCTTCTCGGTCAGTTCGAGGTGACGGTCACCGGCCACATGCAGCAGTCCGTCGCGCTCCATCCGGGCTACGGTCTGGCTGACCGTCGGGCCGCTCTGTTCGAGCCGCTCGGCGATTCGTGCACGCAGCGGCGTCACGCCCTCTTCTTCGAGGTCGTAGATGGTCCGGAGGTACATCTCGGTGGTATCGACCAAGTCGTTCATAGGTCACCCTTCGTCGCCGTCGAGTCTACTGGCGTGGCTGGGCGAATGGTCGGACAACACCGTCCGCATACAGCTGTGTGCCCGCCGGGCAGGCCGACGGGCACACAGGAGAGGGGTGGTTCAGCTGGCGTAGGACCGCAAGCGATCAGCTCGTTCACCGTTGCGGAGCTTGGCCATCACCTCGCGCTCGATCTGGCGCACGCGCTCGCGGGACAGACCGAACAGCTTGCCGATCTGGTCCAGCGTGCGCGGCTGGCCGTCATCGAGGCCGAACCGCAGCCGGATCACCTGGTGCTCGCGTTCATCCAGGGTGGCCAGCACGCTGCGGATATCGGTGTGCAGCAGTTCGGAGATCACCGCGTTCTCCGCCGACATCGCCTCGGCATCCTCGATGAAGTCACCCAGCGGGGCTTCCTCGTCACTGCCGACGGGCATGTCCAGGCTCACCGGGTCGCGGCTGTGCTCGAGGAGATCGTTGATCTTCTCCACCGGGATGCCCGACTCTTCGGCCAATTCCTCATCGGTGGCCTCGCGCCCTAGGTTCTGGTGCATCTCACGCTTGATTCGCGCGAGCTTGTTGACCTGCTCGACCAGGTGGACGGGCAACCGGATGGTGCGGCTCTGGTCGGCCATACCGCGGGTGATGGCCTGGCGGATCCACCAGGTGGCGTAGGTCGAGAACTTGAATCCCTTGGTGTAGTCGAACTTCTCCATCGCGCGGATCAAGCCCAGGTTGCCTTCCTGGATGAGATCCAGCAGCGGCATTCCGCGACCGGTGTAGCGCTTGGCCAACGACACCACCAGGCGCAGGTTGGCCTCCAGCAGGTGGCTGCGAGCGGCTTGACCGTCCCGCACCACGATCGCCAGATCGCGCTTGCGGTTGTCGCTGAGGCGCTTGCGGGTGTCCAGCAGGTGTTGGGCGTAGAGACCGGCTTCGATGCGCTTGGCCAGTTCGACCTCATCCTCGGCGCTCAGTAGAGCGGTCTTGCCGATGCCATTGAGATACACGCGCACGAGGTCGGCTGCTGGACTCTGAGCGTCCAGATCGCTGTCAACCCGGCTAGTGGTGGCATTTGCCATGGTGGCCTCCTGATCGGCTCCGACTGTCAATGTGTCCAACGACTGATCGGAGCTAAGAGTTCCCACGGGGCCGTCATCTCACACCCTCTGACGTGCGCAAACGCAACGACGTCCTGAGAATGTGCTGAGAAAGGAGCTAGCCGGTGCTCAGTGGGAACCGGCGTCGGCCCCTCCGGCCGGATGCGGTTGCGCGGTAGGTGTGATGCTCGCCTCGATGGCGCGGCGGTCCGGTCGCGGGAACAGCTGGGTGCGGTTGGGCACATCGTTGTAGCGGCGCGGTTCCTCGGCGGTGCGGGGCGGCCGATCGTTGGCGATCAACACCGCCATCCACGGCAGCGGAAGCGACACCGCCACGATCGCCAGGGAAATCAGACCGTTGTGCCAGATGCCGTAGGCGACGGCCGCCAAGATCAGCGCCGGAATGCGAAAAGACATGATCGTCAAGTACTTCCGCACCCGCGCGCGATGCTGCTCCTCATAGGCGGGCGCGGCCGCTGTGATGAGGACGGGCCGACCGTCGTCGTCGAAACCCACCTCACGCTTCATGTCTCTACTGTTCCACATCCGGGGCCGTTTAACCCGGCCGGTTTCTTACATTCCTCTAACCGGGCAGAATGGTGTTCATGCAGACCCAGACCATCGAACGGACCGACAGCGACGAGCGCGTCGACGACGGGACCGACGACGACGCTCCCAAGGTCTTCCATTACGTGAAGAAGGACAAGATCGCCGAGAGCGCGGTCATGGGGACCCACGTCGTGGCGCTCTGCGGTGAGGTCTTCCCGGTGACCCGGGCGGCCAAGCCGGGCTCGCCGGTGTGCCCGGACTGCAAGCGGGTCTACGAGTCGCTCAAGAAGGGCTGACCGGCTCGCCCTGCGGTTGCGGGCTCGGCTCGGTCGGTTTGGCCCGGCCGTTGGTGTTCTCGCCCAGCGAGCGGGCTTTGTACTGGAGCCACGTCCGCAGCTGGTGGCCGCGGGGGACCGACGCCGGGAATTCCTCCTGGATGGCCGCGTTCAGCTCGGCGCCGATCATGATCGCGAAGCCCAGGAAGAACGCGAACAGCAGGAACGCGATCGGGGTCGCCAGTGCGCCGTAGGTGTAGCCGGTGCTGGTGATCCAGGTCAGGTAGAACCGCAGCCCCATGGTGGCCACCACGAACACCGCTACTGCCAGTACGGCACCCCAGATCAACCGATGGGTCGGTAGCGGCTTGGGGAGCGATACCCGGTACAGCACGGTCACCGCGACGATCGCGACGAGGATGAGCGCGGGGAAGTAGCCGTACCGCAGCACGTTGTCCCAGCTGTCCGGGATGTACTCGGAGACCTTGCGCGGGCCCAGCGCCACGAACGGCGCGGCCGCGATCACCACGAGCAGCATCACCACGTACAGGCCCAACGCGAAGAAGCGCTGCCGCACCGGGTGCCGCAGCGGCGTCTGGTCGTGGGCTTCGACCACCGAGTCGACGAACGCCGAGACCGCCGACGACCCCGCCCACAGGCTGATCACGAACCCCACCGACACCACCTCACCGCGGGCGCCGGCGACGATGTCACGGACGGTCGGCTCGATGATTTCGGCCACGACGTTCTTCGAGAAGAAACTATTCGCGGTGTTGATCAGCTGTTCCTGGATCC is a window from the Mycolicibacterium anyangense genome containing:
- a CDS encoding metal-dependent transcriptional regulator; the protein is MNDLVDTTEMYLRTIYDLEEEGVTPLRARIAERLEQSGPTVSQTVARMERDGLLHVAGDRHLELTEKGRALAISVMRKHRLAERLLVDFIGLPWEEVHAEACRWEHVMSDDVERRLVKVLDDPTVSPFGNPIPGLTLLGLDGGARHRDYNLVRLTELPAGSPVAVVVRQLTEHVQGDVALISRLKDAGVVPNARVQVENNPNGSVTIIIGGHENVDLPHEMAHAVKVEKV
- a CDS encoding DUF4192 domain-containing protein, with protein sequence MTTYRPDFRINRPGALIAAIPAVLGFVPEHSLVLVALEHGQMGAVMRADLTDAMADGMSRLVELASASGAEAVIAVIVDDKGAPCPMCNDDYRELCGELGAGLADEGMTLYAAHVVDRIEVGGTWHCADGCDDSGPVEDPMASPLAAAAVLDGRRLYGRRADLQAVIALDDPVHAQSLIELIGRCATDKDPLWRADADACGRRDVEAAIAAAARVSAGGALEDSELAALACAITDVAVRDTLYALAVGSGAGEAETLWALLARSLPGPWRVEALVLLAFSAYARGDGPLAGLSLEAALRADPEHRMAGMLDTALQSGMRPEQIRELAGTGYRLAKRLGVQLPPRRTFGRRAV
- the sthA gene encoding Si-specific NAD(P)(+) transhydrogenase; amino-acid sequence: MGLEYDLVVIGSGPGGQKAAIAAAKLGKTVAIVERGRMLGGVCVNTGTIPSKTLREAVLYLTGMSQRELYGASYRVKEKITPADLLARTQHVIGKEIDVVRNQLMRNGIELYTGLGRFLDEHTILVEDPGRAERITVSGRYIIIATGTVPARPPGVEFDENRVLDSDGILDLKSIPSSMVVVGAGVIGIEYASMFAALGTKVTVVEKRDSMLEFCDPEIVESLRFHLRDLAVTFRFGEEVTAVDVGANGTVTTLASGKQIPAETVMYSAGRQGQTDSLDLPNAGLESDNRGRIFVDDKTFQTKVDHIYAVGDVIGFPALAATSMEQGRLAAYHAFGEPTAGMTALQPIGIYSIPEVSYVGATEVELTKDSIPYEVGVSRYRELARGQIAGDSYGMLKLLVSTEDLKLLGVHIFGTNATEMVHIGQAVMGCGGTVEYLVDAVFNYPTFSEAYKVAALDVMNKMRALSQFRK
- a CDS encoding alpha/beta fold hydrolase, producing MPQRKPNLQPVREVTPTLHFKTIHGYRRAFRVAGSGPVLLLIHGIGDNSTTWHSVHSKLAQRFTVIAPDLLGHGQSDKPRADYSVAAYANGMRDLLSVLDIDKCTVVGHSLGGGVAMQFAYQFPQLVERLILVGAGGVTKDVNIALRVASLPLGGEALALLRLPMVLPALQVAGRALGTVFGSTGLGRDIPDALRILTDLPEPTASSAFTRTLRSVVDWRGQVVTMLDRCYLTESVPVQLIWGDQDAVIPVGHAKMAHAAMPGSQLEIFARSGHFPFHDDPDRFVEVVERFCDSTAPAEYDQNALRHLLRTGISERSVTGPLDTRVAVLDAMGTDERSAT
- a CDS encoding proteasome assembly chaperone family protein translates to MADEQGQHYQPEPTGMYELEFPAPQLSSSDGRGPVLLHALEGFSDAGHAIRLAAEHLRNVLDTELVASFAIDELLDYRSRRPVMTFKTDHFTNYDEPQLNLYALHDSVGTPFLLLAGLEPDLKWERFVTAVRLLAERLGVRQTIGLGTIPMAVPHTRPVSMTAHSNNRELIDDIQPWVGEVQVPGSVSSLLEYRMAQHGHEVVGFTVHVPHYLAQTDYPIAAEALLEQVARTTSLQLPLRALTDAGAAVRTKIDEQVEASPEVAQVVTALERQYDAFVAAQENRSLLARDEELPSGDELAGEFERFLAQHAEDFKDGLTDDGET
- a CDS encoding YihY/virulence factor BrkB family protein, which gives rise to MTDQPVKPSRHHVWRISKRTLSKSWDDSIFSESAQAGFWSVLSLPPLLLGVLGSLSYIAPLFGPDTLQRIQEQLINTANSFFSKNVVAEIIEPTVRDIVAGARGEVVSVGFVISLWAGSSAVSAFVDSVVEAHDQTPLRHPVRQRFFALGLYVVMLLVVIAAAPFVALGPRKVSEYIPDSWDNVLRYGYFPALILVAIVAVTVLYRVSLPKPLPTHRLIWGAVLAVAVFVVATMGLRFYLTWITSTGYTYGALATPIAFLLFAFFLGFAIMIGAELNAAIQEEFPASVPRGHQLRTWLQYKARSLGENTNGRAKPTEPSPQPQGEPVSPS
- a CDS encoding DUF3099 domain-containing protein — translated: MWNSRDMKREVGFDDDGRPVLITAAAPAYEEQHRARVRKYLTIMSFRIPALILAAVAYGIWHNGLISLAIVAVSLPLPWMAVLIANDRPPRTAEEPRRYNDVPNRTQLFPRPDRRAIEASITPTAQPHPAGGADAGSH
- a CDS encoding sigma-70 family RNA polymerase sigma factor; this translates as MANATTSRVDSDLDAQSPAADLVRVYLNGIGKTALLSAEDEVELAKRIEAGLYAQHLLDTRKRLSDNRKRDLAIVVRDGQAARSHLLEANLRLVVSLAKRYTGRGMPLLDLIQEGNLGLIRAMEKFDYTKGFKFSTYATWWIRQAITRGMADQSRTIRLPVHLVEQVNKLARIKREMHQNLGREATDEELAEESGIPVEKINDLLEHSRDPVSLDMPVGSDEEAPLGDFIEDAEAMSAENAVISELLHTDIRSVLATLDEREHQVIRLRFGLDDGQPRTLDQIGKLFGLSRERVRQIEREVMAKLRNGERADRLRSYAS
- a CDS encoding DUF3039 domain-containing protein, with the protein product MQTQTIERTDSDERVDDGTDDDAPKVFHYVKKDKIAESAVMGTHVVALCGEVFPVTRAAKPGSPVCPDCKRVYESLKKG
- a CDS encoding trypsin-like serine peptidase, which produces MRTVAAVGIGAAAVLLAGCQHAAEPHAKAAERVQPVAVAIAARTVSPQSAVGALFLGATDTHTCSGSVIHSASKDLVLTAAHCLAQEYPATFVPGFADTADPGEVWTVDAVYLDPRWVATQDPNADYAFLRVSRPAGGSIETIVGAALTLGAAPVPSSPVTVVGYPMGVGGKPVSCDTVASPDTGGFPTLQCGGLVDGTSGAPWITGTHVVGVIGGREAGGCQDNVSYSAPFDSGTAALLRRAEAGGPGDAAPNTFDNEC